The following proteins come from a genomic window of Streptomyces sp. NBC_01716:
- a CDS encoding ATP-dependent Clp protease ATP-binding subunit produces the protein MFERFTDRARRVVVLAQEEARMLNHNYIGTEHILLGLIHEGEGVAAKALESLGISLEAVRQQVEEIIGQGQQAPSGHIPFTPRAKKVLELSLREALQLGHNYIGTEHILLGLIREGEGVAAQVLVKLGADLNRVRQQVIQLLSGYQGKEAATAGGPAEGTPSTSLVLDQFGRNLTQAARESKLDPVIGREKEIERVMQVLSRRTKNNPVLIGEPGVGKTAVVEGLAQAIVKGEVPETLKDKHLYTLDLGALVAGSRYRGDFEERLKKVLKEIRTRGDIILFIDELHTLVGAGAAEGAIDAASILKPMLARGELQTIGATTLDEYRKHLEKDAALERRFQPIQVAEPSLPHTIEILKGLRDRYEAHHRVSITDSALVAAATLADRYISDRFLPDKAIDLIDEAGSRMRIRRMTAPPDLREFDEKIANVRRDKESAIDSQDFEKAASLRDKEKQLLAAKTKREKEWKAGDMDVVAEVDEELIAEVLATATGIPVFKLTEEESSRLLRMEDELHKRVIGQKDAIKALSQAIRRTRAGLKDPKRPGGSFIFAGPSGVGKTELSKTLAEFLFGDEDALISLDMSEFSEKHTVSRLFGSPPGYVGYEEGGQLTEKVRRKPFSVVLFDEVEKAHPDIFNSLLQILEDGRLTDSQGRVVDFKNTVIIMTTNLGTRDISKGFNLGFAAQGDTKSNYERMKNKVNEELKQHFRPEFLNRVDDTVVFHQLTEDDIIQIVDLMVHKVDERLKDRDMGLELSPSAKALLAKKGYDPVLGARPLRRTIQREIEDILSEKILFGELRPGHIVVVDTEGEGEEKKFSFRGEEKSALPDVPPIEQAAGGAGPNLTKEA, from the coding sequence ATGTTCGAGAGGTTCACCGACCGCGCGCGGCGGGTTGTCGTCCTGGCTCAGGAAGAAGCCCGGATGCTCAACCACAACTACATCGGCACCGAGCACATCCTCCTGGGCCTTATCCACGAGGGTGAGGGTGTCGCCGCTAAGGCCCTGGAGAGCCTCGGGATTTCGCTCGAGGCGGTCCGCCAGCAGGTGGAGGAGATCATCGGGCAGGGGCAGCAGGCTCCGTCCGGCCACATCCCCTTCACGCCCCGTGCCAAGAAGGTCCTGGAGCTGTCGCTCCGCGAGGCCCTTCAGCTCGGCCACAACTACATCGGCACCGAGCACATCCTGCTCGGCCTGATCCGCGAGGGCGAGGGCGTCGCCGCCCAGGTCCTCGTGAAGCTGGGCGCCGATCTGAACCGGGTGCGGCAGCAGGTCATCCAGCTGCTCTCCGGCTACCAGGGCAAGGAAGCCGCCACCGCCGGCGGCCCGGCCGAGGGCACGCCCTCGACCTCCCTCGTCCTGGACCAGTTCGGCAGGAATCTCACCCAGGCAGCTCGTGAGTCCAAGCTCGACCCGGTCATCGGGCGCGAGAAGGAGATCGAGCGGGTCATGCAGGTGCTTTCCCGCCGTACGAAGAACAACCCGGTCCTCATTGGCGAGCCCGGCGTCGGCAAGACGGCTGTCGTCGAGGGACTGGCCCAGGCCATCGTCAAGGGCGAGGTGCCCGAGACCCTCAAGGACAAGCACCTCTACACCCTGGACCTCGGCGCCCTGGTCGCGGGCTCCCGCTACCGAGGTGACTTCGAGGAGCGCCTGAAGAAGGTCCTCAAGGAGATCCGCACCCGCGGCGACATCATCCTGTTCATCGACGAGCTCCACACCCTGGTGGGTGCGGGCGCCGCCGAGGGCGCGATCGACGCGGCTTCGATCCTGAAGCCCATGCTCGCCCGTGGGGAGCTCCAGACCATCGGCGCGACGACCCTCGACGAGTACCGCAAGCACCTGGAGAAGGACGCCGCGCTGGAGCGCCGCTTCCAGCCGATCCAGGTGGCCGAGCCGTCGCTGCCCCACACCATCGAGATCCTCAAGGGTCTGCGGGACCGTTACGAGGCGCACCACCGCGTGTCCATCACGGACTCCGCGCTCGTGGCCGCCGCGACGCTCGCCGACCGGTACATCTCGGACCGCTTCCTGCCGGACAAGGCGATCGACCTGATCGACGAGGCCGGTTCACGGATGCGTATCCGCCGGATGACCGCTCCGCCGGACCTCCGCGAGTTCGACGAGAAGATCGCGAACGTCCGCCGCGACAAGGAGTCGGCCATCGACTCCCAGGACTTCGAGAAGGCAGCTTCGCTCCGCGACAAGGAGAAGCAGCTGCTGGCCGCGAAGACCAAGCGGGAGAAGGAGTGGAAGGCCGGCGACATGGACGTCGTCGCCGAGGTGGACGAGGAGCTGATCGCCGAGGTCCTGGCGACCGCCACGGGCATCCCGGTCTTCAAGCTCACCGAGGAGGAGTCCTCGCGGCTGCTCCGTATGGAGGACGAGCTCCACAAGCGCGTCATCGGCCAGAAGGACGCCATCAAGGCGCTCTCCCAGGCGATCCGGCGTACGCGGGCGGGTCTGAAGGACCCCAAGCGGCCCGGTGGCTCGTTCATCTTCGCCGGCCCCTCCGGAGTCGGTAAGACGGAGCTCTCCAAGACGCTCGCCGAATTCCTCTTCGGCGACGAGGACGCGCTGATCTCCCTCGACATGTCGGAGTTCAGCGAGAAGCACACGGTTTCGCGGCTCTTCGGTTCTCCCCCCGGATACGTGGGGTACGAAGAGGGCGGCCAGCTCACCGAGAAGGTGCGCCGGAAGCCGTTCTCCGTCGTCCTCTTCGACGAGGTCGAGAAGGCCCACCCCGATATCTTCAATTCCCTTCTGCAGATCCTGGAGGACGGTCGGCTGACCGACTCCCAGGGCCGGGTCGTGGACTTCAAGAACACGGTCATCATCATGACGACCAACCTCGGGACCAGGGACATCTCCAAGGGGTTCAACCTGGGCTTCGCGGCCCAGGGCGACACGAAGTCCAACTACGAGCGGATGAAGAACAAGGTCAACGAAGAGCTGAAGCAGCACTTCCGGCCCGAGTTCCTCAACCGTGTGGACGACACCGTCGTCTTCCACCAGCTCACCGAGGACGACATCATCCAGATCGTCGACCTCATGGTGCACAAGGTGGACGAGCGCCTGAAGGACCGGGACATGGGCCTTGAGCTCAGCCCGAGCGCCAAGGCGCTGCTCGCCAAGAAGGGTTACGACCCCGTTCTGGGCGCCCGGCCGCTGCGCCGGACGATCCAGCGCGAGATCGAGGACATCCTCTCCGAGAAGATCCTCTTCGGTGAGCTGCGCCCCGGTCACATCGTGGTCGTGGACACCGAGGGCGAGGGCGAGGAGAAGAAGTTCAGCTTCCGCGGCGAGGAGAAGTCGGCGCTGCCCGACGTCCCGCCGATCGAGCAGGCGGCCGGCGGCGCCGGTCCGAACCTGACGAAGGAAGCGTGA
- a CDS encoding SCO3374 family protein produces MALPVPSPRAPLPAEDGGSLWYERKLGWATVAGPPVALLTGLRFDVLELPADAGAAVLRRIDAAGTGPVALAGGRMRLLVAAGGADELPGLLDWLEWGGIALDLTAIGADGRMTAPEPPGGAPGPLGPGAEQGAAVWLRPPEPGREVEPTLPALTHFGHGPGGSAGLGDRGGGVPDLVRLVDTAATECHRARLLRGESTGTKSQPLAFS; encoded by the coding sequence ATGGCTCTCCCCGTTCCGTCCCCCCGCGCGCCGCTGCCGGCCGAAGACGGCGGCTCCCTCTGGTACGAGCGGAAGCTGGGCTGGGCCACGGTGGCCGGGCCGCCCGTCGCTCTGCTGACCGGGCTGCGTTTCGACGTTCTGGAGCTGCCCGCCGACGCGGGCGCCGCGGTGCTGCGGCGTATCGACGCGGCCGGGACCGGGCCGGTGGCGCTCGCCGGGGGCCGGATGCGGCTGCTGGTGGCCGCGGGCGGCGCGGACGAACTGCCGGGGCTGCTCGACTGGCTGGAATGGGGCGGTATCGCCCTCGATCTGACCGCGATCGGCGCCGACGGCCGGATGACCGCTCCGGAGCCGCCCGGTGGGGCACCGGGGCCACTGGGTCCGGGGGCGGAGCAGGGGGCCGCCGTGTGGCTGCGGCCCCCCGAGCCTGGACGCGAGGTGGAGCCGACGCTGCCGGCTCTCACTCATTTCGGACACGGACCCGGAGGCAGTGCCGGACTCGGGGACAGGGGTGGGGGTGTCCCCGATCTCGTTCGACTCGTGGACACGGCGGCGACGGAGTGCCACCGGGCCCGATTGCTTCGTGGAGAATCGACGGGTACGAAATCTCAGCCGTTGGCCTTCTCGTAG
- a CDS encoding histone-like nucleoid-structuring protein Lsr2, whose product MAQKVQVLLVDDLDGGEADETVTFALDGKTYEIDLTNANADKLRGLLDPYTKSGRRTGGRAAGGRGKGRAAAGGNKDTAEIRKWAKENGYSVNDRGRVPAEIREAYEKANG is encoded by the coding sequence GTGGCACAGAAGGTTCAGGTCCTTCTTGTTGACGACCTCGACGGTGGCGAGGCGGACGAGACCGTCACGTTCGCGCTGGACGGCAAGACCTACGAGATCGACCTCACGAACGCGAATGCGGACAAGCTTCGTGGGCTGCTCGACCCGTACACCAAGAGTGGCCGTCGCACCGGTGGCCGTGCCGCCGGTGGACGTGGCAAGGGCCGCGCCGCCGCGGGGGGGAACAAGGACACCGCGGAAATTCGCAAGTGGGCCAAGGAGAACGGCTACAGCGTCAACGATCGCGGTCGCGTTCCGGCCGAGATCCGCGAAGCCTACGAGAAGGCCAACGGCTGA
- a CDS encoding amino-acid N-acetyltransferase, with the protein MSSELPKVDVNAITVRRARTSDVSAVRRLLDPYVSDGILLDKATVTLYEDIQEFWVAERDDDATVVGCGALHVMWEDLAEVRTLAVDPRFRGAGIGRHVLDKLLRTARWLGVRRVFCLTFEVDFFIKHGFVEIGETPVDGDVYSELLRSYDEGVAEFLGLERVKPNTLGNSRMLLHL; encoded by the coding sequence ATGTCCTCCGAGCTTCCGAAAGTCGATGTAAATGCCATCACCGTCCGGCGGGCCAGGACGAGCGATGTGTCCGCGGTCCGCCGTCTCCTCGACCCGTACGTGAGCGACGGCATCCTGCTCGACAAAGCGACGGTGACTCTTTACGAGGACATCCAGGAGTTCTGGGTCGCCGAACGCGACGACGACGCGACGGTCGTCGGATGCGGCGCACTCCATGTCATGTGGGAAGACCTCGCCGAAGTGCGCACACTCGCGGTGGATCCCCGCTTCCGGGGTGCCGGCATCGGGCGGCATGTGCTCGACAAGTTGTTGCGGACGGCCCGGTGGCTCGGGGTGCGGCGCGTATTCTGTCTGACCTTCGAAGTGGACTTCTTCATCAAGCACGGCTTCGTGGAGATCGGTGAGACTCCTGTCGACGGAGATGTCTACAGCGAGCTGCTGCGTTCCTATGACGAGGGTGTCGCCGAGTTCCTGGGTCTCGAACGGGTGAAGCCGAACACCTTGGGTAACAGCCGGATGCTTCTGCACCTGTGA
- a CDS encoding BlaI/MecI/CopY family transcriptional regulator, protein MPRQLGDLEDAVMSRVWEWNRPVTVREVLEDLQRERSIAYTTVMTVMDNLHQKGWVRREVDGRAYRYMAVSTRAAYAAALMNEAWSKSDNPAAALVAFFGMMSPAQREALEDAVRMVSGDRPEATDEGASGAATEGPREASREGNPQVPGEVPPEVPTEVPAEGADREHPAGR, encoded by the coding sequence GTGCCCCGCCAATTGGGAGACCTGGAAGACGCCGTCATGAGCCGCGTCTGGGAATGGAACCGTCCCGTCACCGTCCGGGAAGTCCTGGAAGACCTTCAGCGGGAACGGTCCATCGCCTACACGACCGTCATGACCGTAATGGACAATCTCCATCAGAAGGGCTGGGTACGCAGGGAAGTCGACGGCCGTGCCTATAGATATATGGCGGTGTCCACCCGCGCCGCCTACGCGGCCGCGCTGATGAACGAAGCCTGGTCGAAGAGTGACAACCCGGCGGCCGCTCTTGTCGCCTTCTTCGGGATGATGTCGCCGGCGCAGCGCGAAGCCCTGGAGGACGCGGTCCGTATGGTCAGCGGCGACCGGCCGGAAGCCACGGACGAAGGCGCGTCCGGAGCGGCGACGGAAGGCCCGCGTGAAGCCTCGCGGGAAGGGAACCCCCAAGTGCCGGGCGAAGTACCGCCCGAAGTGCCTACCGAAGTCCCCGCCGAGGGCGCCGACCGAGAGCATCCCGCCGGGCGATAG
- a CDS encoding type III pantothenate kinase has protein sequence MLLTIDVGNTHTVLGLFDGEEIVEHWRVSTDSRRTADELAVLLQGLMGMHPLLGEELGDGIEGIAICSTVPSVLHELREVTRRYYGDVPAVLVEPGIKTGVPILVDNPKEVGADRIINSVAAVELYGGPAIVVDFGTATTFDAVSARGEYTGGVIAPGIEISVEALGIRGAQLRKIELARPRSVIGKNTVEAMQSGIVYGFAGQVDGVVTRMARELAEDPGEVTVIATGGLAPIILGEATVIDEHEPWLTLIGLRLVYERNVSRM, from the coding sequence ATGCTGCTCACCATCGACGTCGGCAACACCCATACCGTGCTCGGTCTGTTCGACGGCGAGGAGATCGTCGAGCACTGGCGGGTGTCCACCGACTCGCGCCGTACGGCCGACGAACTGGCCGTCCTCCTTCAGGGACTGATGGGGATGCACCCGCTCCTCGGCGAGGAGCTGGGCGACGGCATCGAGGGCATCGCGATCTGCTCCACCGTGCCCTCCGTCCTGCACGAGCTGCGCGAGGTGACCCGCCGCTACTACGGAGACGTCCCCGCCGTCCTGGTCGAGCCCGGCATCAAGACCGGCGTGCCGATCCTGGTGGACAACCCGAAGGAGGTCGGCGCCGACCGGATCATCAACTCGGTCGCCGCCGTCGAGCTCTACGGCGGTCCCGCGATCGTCGTGGACTTCGGCACGGCCACGACGTTCGACGCGGTCAGCGCGCGCGGGGAGTACACGGGCGGGGTCATCGCGCCCGGTATCGAGATCTCCGTGGAGGCGCTCGGCATAAGGGGCGCGCAGCTGCGCAAGATCGAGCTGGCGAGGCCGCGCAGCGTCATCGGCAAGAACACGGTCGAGGCGATGCAGTCGGGCATCGTGTACGGGTTCGCCGGCCAGGTCGACGGGGTCGTGACCCGGATGGCGCGCGAGCTGGCCGAGGACCCGGGCGAGGTCACCGTGATCGCGACGGGCGGTCTGGCGCCGATCATCCTCGGCGAGGCGACGGTGATCGACGAGCACGAGCCGTGGCTGACGCTGATCGGCCTGCGACTGGTGTACGAGCGCAACGTCTCGCGCATGTAG
- the nadC gene encoding carboxylating nicotinate-nucleotide diphosphorylase: MSTPEDSPRPEAVDVPLIQIGAPASAAGGCGDGCGCSDGEDSPECGLDPALAELLAEAGLDPVQVEDIAHVAIGEDLDHGLDVTSVATVPADAVATGDFTARKSGTVAGLRVAEAVLSIVCTEDFEVERHVEDGARVEAGDKLLSVTTRTRDLLTGERSALNLLCRLSGIATATRAWADALEGTGAKVRDTRKTTPGLRALEKYAVRCGGGVNHRMSLSDAALVKDNHVVAAGGVAAAFKAVRDRFPDLAIEVETDTLEQVREVLDAGADLILLDNFTPAQTAEAVALVAGRALLESSGTLSLENARAYAETGVDYLAVGALTHSAPILDIGLDLREAAL; this comes from the coding sequence GTGGACGTACCGCTCATCCAGATCGGCGCCCCGGCGTCCGCCGCGGGGGGCTGCGGCGACGGCTGCGGCTGTTCGGACGGTGAGGACTCCCCGGAGTGCGGTCTCGATCCCGCGCTCGCCGAGCTGCTGGCCGAGGCCGGACTCGACCCCGTCCAGGTCGAGGACATCGCCCACGTCGCCATCGGTGAGGACCTCGACCACGGCCTGGACGTGACGAGCGTGGCGACCGTCCCCGCCGACGCCGTCGCCACCGGCGACTTCACGGCCCGCAAGAGCGGCACGGTCGCCGGACTGCGCGTCGCCGAGGCCGTCCTGTCCATCGTCTGTACGGAGGACTTCGAGGTCGAGCGGCACGTCGAGGACGGCGCCCGCGTCGAAGCCGGCGACAAGCTCCTCAGCGTCACCACCCGCACCCGCGACCTGCTCACGGGGGAGCGCAGCGCGCTCAACCTCTTGTGCAGGCTCTCCGGCATCGCGACCGCCACGCGCGCGTGGGCCGACGCCCTCGAAGGCACCGGCGCGAAGGTGCGCGACACCCGTAAGACGACGCCGGGCCTGCGCGCCCTGGAGAAGTACGCCGTGCGCTGCGGCGGCGGTGTCAACCACCGGATGTCGCTCTCCGACGCGGCGCTCGTCAAGGACAACCACGTGGTCGCGGCCGGCGGGGTCGCCGCGGCCTTCAAGGCCGTACGGGACCGGTTCCCCGACCTGGCGATCGAGGTCGAGACCGACACACTGGAGCAGGTCCGCGAGGTCCTCGACGCGGGGGCCGATCTGATCCTGCTGGACAACTTCACCCCGGCCCAGACCGCGGAGGCCGTCGCGCTCGTCGCCGGCCGGGCACTGCTGGAATCGTCCGGCACGCTCTCCCTGGAGAACGCCCGCGCGTACGCCGAGACCGGCGTCGACTATCTCGCCGTCGGCGCCCTCACGCACTCGGCCCCGATCCTCGACATCGGCCTCGACCTGCGTGAGGCGGCGCTCTGA